GGATATGTTGATTATGAATTCGTTCAATCAATTCATCTGGTTGTAAAGTCGAGAACATTCAACACATGAGAACGGCAAAGATTTGTACAGTTTGCGGTGGTGCCTTAATTTTCTGTGAAGAGCATACATTTTCACATGATTTGGTGCTTCAGTTATTCACCTGTACCTCTCTACATGACGCCCCCATTGGAAAACTTTAGAAGGTAAATATGACAAGAAAGACGCAACGCGACAAAACTAAATATATAACTGACGAAAAAGAACTCTCCAGACCCTCCtattaattttttgcaaatctAAATTACTTAAGAGCAGAGATTACCATCCAGCTGACACCCTTCTCCACAAAAGCCGTCCCTTCCATTAAGCTCAAGCGGCGCCACAAGAAGCTGCACCAGAGCCTCAGCAAGTCAGCATCCCATCACAGCACAGCTGTACACAAAAGTATTTGATGGTTTTCTGGCTAGCAGCTTCCACTGTGGTGGCCCTTCATTGGGAACCCAGAAGTTGAGTTCAACAGTTCCACCCCCTAAACTCCTGGGTCCGCCGATAACAACTATCCTCTCACCGCATCCCTGAAAAGCGATACCCCAACCGTTCATTGACATGGCATGCTCCGGCAAGCTCCCCAACGTAGACCATGAGTTCCTCACCTTGTCATACTTCCTGACCTCCTTCGCTGCAAGATCAGCCGCGTAGAGCTCGTTGTTCACCACTGCAAGCAGGGGAGGAGCCTCAACCACAGAAGGAGCCTCGGTCGCCCCAGTCTCGCCATTCCGGGCTGGGAACATATTAGGTATCTCCCTCCATGTCCTAGTCTCCATATCGTACACTTCTCCGCAGCTGAGAGACCTTATGTTCCCTGTTCCAATCCCACCAATCACGTAAAACTTCCCATCCATGAATACTCCAGAGCACATCTTTCGGGCTGTATTCATGTCTGGCAGCATCTCCCATCTTCCGGTGTCCGAGTTATATAGCTCGGCGGAGCTCAGGACGTTGCCTCGTGGATCACAACCACCAGCTAGGATTGCGATTTCTCCTAGACTAGCCGACGCGAACAAGCACCTAGGCACGTTCATCTCCATGCCCGATGTCCATGTATTCGTCAGGATGCTGTACTTGTATATGATATAGGAAATTATGTCCTTTCCAAAGACAAGGAGTTCAGTACCGACAGCCAGTGACTCCTTATCGGAGAAACAGAAACACTCGTTTGCACTCATCCTGGGCAAGTGCAACCAACGGCTACGAATGGGATCAAACACCTCCCACTGAAGGAGATTACAGGAGAAGTACACCCAGTGTTCGACAACCCCAATTTGCCTTCTCAGCCGGTAGAGCTCGCCACTCTTGATCAGAGAACGAAAGCTCCGGTTCACAGATGCGAGGGAGCCATAATCAGACCTCGAGCAGCGGAGGAGGCAACTGACGGAGTTATCGTGGCCAATATGATGGATGAGGGAACTCGAGTCCTCTTTCTCGCCGGCTCGATGCCTGTCACCGACTCTAACAGctttagaaagagagagatagtgAGCACCCTGCATTGTATCCCACCAATAATGTGGGTCCAACGGCCTGAAAAACTTATGTCAGTGAGAATTCATCTGCATCATCCAATTGTTTCGAAAGGTCAAACACACGAAAAGTATTATATACCCGTGCGCTCTCTTCCTGGCACGAGCTAGGAAATTCTCTTCCAACATGTCGCCAGAATTTTGCTACTTTCCAAGTCCAACGAGCTTTCTTGTTGCTCATTCTAGAACACAAGGAATTTCGAACCGGTCACCAAAAGCTAGTCGTCATTCATGATGAAACCAAGCACAGAAAACTCTACTCGGCCTAATACGGGATATCCGGTGGGAATCGAGCAAACCCCACTTCACTCATTTTTCCAGAAGCAAAGATATCACAGGCAGGAACAAGCCATAAACACACCCAAGAATAAATTAACGTTCACACTCGGAATGGATCACAATTACgtgtggaaaacaaaaaaaaatcggatcTTTAGCTGCAGAAAGAGGAGGAAATCGAATAAAAAGCGCTGAAACGAGAAGAACATGCAGGAACCTCGAGTGCccaacgaacgaacgaacgaacgaacaaAAATCCGAACGAAACGCAATCACGCCATTAAAACGAGACACAAGCCAATCCAGTGTCGACGTTGCGACGCAAATCAAGCACAGACCCGAGAATCCTCCTCCCTCACCTGAGccaaagagaagagaaggaacGGTGGGCATTCCCGAAACCATCGAGACATCCCCGGAAAAACGTCGCGGCGGCAGAGGAAATTTCTCAGCGGCCAAACGCAAGCGATCCGTGGCGCGAAAAAGATTTCGTGCGTGGGTAATgcacgtagagagagagaaacagcgACAGAtacagaggaagagagagagagagcttacaCGTTGGATAAGCGGgaatttcgattttttcttttccttcctttctagttttcttaatttttctatttcttttgggTCCTGGGTGACTGGGTCGTTGGTTGTCGCCGTCCCGGCGAGAGGGCGCTGTCAAAATCTCCTGGCTTTTTCTCACTCCCTGCGCAAAAACATCACAACGCCACCGtggcttctctctctaaacgcactttctctctctatctctctgtaGATTCCTGTCGCTGTCGCTTAATGATATTTCTTCTTGTGGGGGATCCCCCTCCCAGGCACTGACCTTTTTATAGTCGCCGCCCGCGCGTGCGCCAGCCTCGACTGGGGTTCGACCGCCCCTCTCCTCCCCATGCATGAATTTCCTGAACAGAAAATGGTGCGACGTGGGGGGCCCACGCGCCACGTCGCCCCTCTTTTCCCCGCTGAGCTCGCCGGGGGGCACAACTGGTAAATTCCCCTACGGTGTGAATACGACAAGAAAttcgaccaaacaaaagaaaataaaaatacgacAAGCAAAAATATTCAAACCTCGTATTTACACGTAAAACTCACCGGGGATCACGTTCATCGGTAACCAACTTCAGGTTTCAAGTTAAATACACTCTTGATAAATCCACATCGGTTAGCTCCTGTGCAATATGCATTTGAAATTGCTGATGTAAAATCATCCGTGGCAAACAACTCATGTAATCCGTGTATGACGTGAATCTGACATCGAAATTCGACATCAATGAGTCTCCTAGACGAGGTCGTTTTGGAGAAGCCAAATCTGAAAAATGAACAGAGATTGAAATATGTGCAACTTTTGCTCTAATAGCTCCCTCACGTTTCAAAGATCCGGTAAAATTCCCAATTTCGCCACAACTTCACTTTGagattgtgataaatttattactagtgtataagtttgggattttttttttttttggtggtgcTACAATAGTTGAGGGCAAATATGTCACGAGCCTATTCTATTAGAATCTTTCGAAGCCGTAAAACTTTATTTACAAATTAACAGCCGAGATCCGTTAAACCACCATAACAAGTATAAATCCGTATCACCATTTGGGATACTCTAAAAATGGATATCGAAAAGATTCACAAAATCGACGCAAATTTATAATACACGGTTCATTCAGTATTGatagttaatttttttctttgccgaCGCGAGAGCACGTGATTAGaattcaaaacataaatgtAAGAGTTCGTCTCGTGAATGACGTGAAATTTCGTGGGCCGTTGCCGATTTGTGTAGTAAGTGTAAAACGGTGGATAAAAATATGggattaatatttaaatattttaacaaaattGACGAGACTATGGCGGGACAAAGGGACCCGGGAACCGGAGCACGGGAAGACGGGAATCGAAACCGTTAACGGCCGTTGGTGCACGCGTTGCGCCAGGCCCCCACCCCACGCGCAGCGTGCAGGGCTGCATGGCTCTTGCATTTGGTGAAATTTTCGgtttcttttttggcattttcctttcattttcaatttttgcatgTGGAAAATCCgtatatcatttaaaaaagaaagttgCTATCCCGATAATTTGATCATACGACTAGTTATTTCTGACTACATGATCCTCCAATCAATGAGCGATTCATGCAAAATACGCGATGATGGTATGTGAATTTACGGTTGGGATTGTACTGTCTTACGACTaaggaagcattttcttttaaaaaaaagcaagagaaCCGGAAAAATCATGAAGCGGTGAAAATTTGTTTGAACGTGGGTTTGCGATTTTCgtgttttctcaaaaagaaaagaaaggaaaaaaaaaacaaaattggtgtATTTAGTGTTTTCACTTGTTGGCAGATAATAGGGAAGAAATCTTCCTCACTAAGCAAAAGTTCCAATCTATGGAAAAAAATCGAAGTCGAATAGGTAAATATTCAATATGAGGGTCCGATTAATTGGGTAGGCATATAAGTGGCCTCGGAATAAAAATGGTAGAGAGAATCATCGAAAGTCCTAAACATGTTATATTTGTATCCATTCagtttaattgtgtcaatttaatcctaaatattttgacgatttgtcaattcagtcatttcgatcaattttgaccgaaaaaagCTAACATGACGATCCAGTCTGCAACAACCGTCCCAATGTGGTGTGACCGGCATAACGTaaacattttttgaatattttttttcttttttctagttttccccccttttttattttttcttttctttttgctggtGGCCGGTCTTAGGCAATGGGTGGCGAGGGCTAAATGAAGATCGCCCTCCCCTGGATGTAGAGGCTAACCCTCACTAGATCCGAGTAAGGGTTGCTTCACTCAAGGCCAATGAGGGCTTATAGGCCTTCCCCAGTGTTCGATGAGGGTCGTTAGGCTCTCATCGGccgcaatgaaaaaaaaaaaaaaaagaaatatttaaataaaaattcaactttttaaaaaattgcaaaaattttcaatgtgaCGGCGATGTCACGTAGAATGGCCGGCAACTTTCACTTCAAttattttcagctaaaattgacagaattaaccacattgataaattgtcaaaaggtttaaaattcaattaatGAAAGTAAGATATTAATAACTGAATGGACACAAGTATAATAGGTGCATAATATTTTTCACCATTCTCTTTTGAAAGTGAAATGGTGCGACGGAATATTCTATTTGAATCATAActatttgtcattttttaacTATCTCCCTATGAAAGTTCATTGAGTCATAATTATTCCATTGCCATAATTGGGAGCCTTCGGAGCTCTAAAACACGCGCCttgcaaaatattttagtaGAGACATGAGTCAACTTTTACCGTTAAACCAATTTTGCTTGGTATCGATGGAAAATAAGGGACAAAAGAACCCCatgagtgccaatatttgtgtacggcgctcacgttaatgccaataatttttttttatcacttaagttttaaaaaaaatcttgacgtggcttgccgaaaatcaTATGTGGCGCATATGTGGCATGCCGGGAATCCCAATGCATAGAAAAGTcaaaacttaataaaaaaattttacctAATAAGCTAAAactgaaaataattaaataattaaaaatcagaACTTCAGCATTTGTAATTGCATAATTgactaaataacaaaaaagaggTGTTAAAAATCAAGATGGCGCTAAAAACCCTTGCGACCTTTCTATCTTGTGCATTACTTCCTTGAGTGTGCAATTTTATCCTCAACTATGGCGCTTGTGGGGCCCTCGGCCGAGGCCTAGGGAACCTTGCCTAGATCACCGACCCTGACGATGCCAATTTTAGTGATGGCGGCTATCGAGGTTGAAgctgccaaaatttttttaaagttatttttaattaatttaatttgataaatttgctTCTTGTGAAAAGGATATTAAGGAGGCTTTGTggctatttttaaaaaataaattctatcaagctatttttaaaaaaatccataatattaaaaaattaattaaaattatattgttgccggattgacacttaattcattttttaatgattgatcattttgtcttttggaagtaatgaaaaaaaatattgacactatcttttaagtgaaattgaaattatttgtttCGATAATAAATCATTGTgtcaattatttaaaaaaaaatttaaagaaatatcTGCTAGATCATATATTAGGAGTGACGTTGCATGTCTTTTTGTTGCtcttattgaatttttaattggtgcgagttacttttttttttttttttaaacgtaGGCTTTAAACATCTGTGGTTGTGGGATTTAGCAACAAGATTAGCTCCACAATCAAACTTAAGGAATAGTCTATCGAAGGAAAGTAGCCTTTTCATGTGAACTagcacaaaattatttttttaattttgaaaaaattcgccgtcaatcctaaatctattgaacATCAATTCACTAAAATTTTTCAACCTTTGCGTGTTAT
The genomic region above belongs to Rhodamnia argentea isolate NSW1041297 chromosome 6, ASM2092103v1, whole genome shotgun sequence and contains:
- the LOC115727537 gene encoding F-box/kelch-repeat protein At1g74510-like, whose translation is MQGAHYLSLSKAVRVGDRHRAGEKEDSSSLIHHIGHDNSVSCLLRCSRSDYGSLASVNRSFRSLIKSGELYRLRRQIGVVEHWVYFSCNLLQWEVFDPIRSRWLHLPRMSANECFCFSDKESLAVGTELLVFGKDIISYIIYKYSILTNTWTSGMEMNVPRCLFASASLGEIAILAGGCDPRGNVLSSAELYNSDTGRWEMLPDMNTARKMCSGVFMDGKFYVIGGIGTGNIRSLSCGEVYDMETRTWREIPNMFPARNGETGATEAPSVVEAPPLLAVVNNELYAADLAAKEVRKYDKVRNSWSTLGSLPEHAMSMNGWGIAFQGCGERIVVIGGPRSLGGGTVELNFWVPNEGPPQWKLLARKPSNTFVYSCAVMGC